A single region of the Cherax quadricarinatus isolate ZL_2023a chromosome 3, ASM3850222v1, whole genome shotgun sequence genome encodes:
- the LOC128705813 gene encoding glutathione S-transferase 1-like isoform X2 codes for MPLDLYYTSSCAHCRSVMLTAKALELELNLKRVDLCMKEQLQPDFLELNPQHCVPTLVDDGFVLWDSRAICTYLVSKYGKDDSLCPKELRTRAMLDRLLYFDIDKLVQRFGKYVYPVLFEGQEPDKDQLPCIDEALGCLDQFLTGQIGAVSPKITIADHILVATVSTIEAVGIDFTRHKNLCNWLRKCKSNIPGYTEINEPGAREAGEIFKEKLASKETEVDKA; via the exons ATGCCTCTAGACTTGTATTATACTTCATCTTGTGCTCACTGTCGGTCTGTGATGCTGACTGCTAAGGCGCTCGAACTAGAACTTAATCTGAAGCGTGTTGATCTCTGCATGAAAGAACAACTTCAGCCTGATTTCTTGGAGCTGAACCCTCAGCATTGCGTACCAACTCTAGTTGACGATGGCTTCGTTCTCTGGGACAG CCGTGCCATCTGCACCTACCTTGTTTCAAAATATGGGAAGGATGACTCCTTGTGTCCAAAGGAACTAAGAACCCGTGCTATGTTGGACCGTCTCCTGTACTTTGATATAGATAAACTGGTCCAACGTTTTGGCAAATATGTG TACCCAGTCCTCTTCGAGGGACAGGAACCAGACAAGGATCAACTTCCTTGCATTGATGAAGCTCTAGGCTGCCTAGACCAATTTTTGACCGGACAGATTGGGGCAGTCTCACCAAAGATCACCATTGCAGACCATATCCTCGTGGCAACGGTGTCTACCATAGAAGCTGTGGGAATAGACTTTACTCGTCACAAGAACTTGTGTAACTGGCTACGAAAGTGCAAATCAAATATTCCAGGTTACACAGAGATCAATGAACCTGGAGCCAGAGAAGCTGGAGAAATATTTAAAGAAAAGTTGGCCTCTAAGGAAACTGAAGTTGATAAAGCTTAA